The Puntigrus tetrazona isolate hp1 chromosome 23, ASM1883169v1, whole genome shotgun sequence genome has a segment encoding these proteins:
- the LOC122328901 gene encoding GTPase IMAP family member 8-like has translation MATCEASEFGVPFLFDLRIVLLGNRAAGKTSLANLITGHAEPHLRRTAQCVKMHGDFAGRQVTVVDTPGWWKNYLVKETPEFQKQEIVLSVAHCPPGPHAVLLILRVDSLFKEKHRRSVQEHLELLSERVWNHTIVVFTYRDQLQERTLGKYIGSEGESLLLWLVEKCGRRYHVLNTERATGTQLAGLMDKIDTVVVGNGGCHFETDRKWMHMVEGMMTKRYMRANQKRKMVQEQWEAPLVRQGLKHVHIPKMRMVILGFRRSGKSSAGNTILSVATFISKSTSASVRRQGEVDGRHVTIVDTPGWWKSLPAADTPELDKEEIFLSMSLCPPGPHVFLLTLRVDVSFTAAEKTSVEQHMELLGERVWAYTIVLFTHGDCLGDVTAEELIESEGEALQWLVEKCGNRYHVLNNENWNDCSQVTNLLEKIEKMVAQNKGHYYEIDLKTLKEVKQKRKAVEKKAKARAKKQKQMRVMDNTLKDFRKHFYEFCLVLLGYGESGKSSTGNTILGKQVFGSRRTARCVQRHGEVGGHRVSIIDTPGWWKHLPIEQTPELNKDQITQSASLSDSGPIVYILVLRADCSFKEQERKAMEDHLRLLGSTVWDDSVVLFTFGDVLGDRAIEKHIECEGEALQWLVDRCGNRYHVFNNKAEGESHQVAELLEKIQELTAANSGCSNKDMQVLREVTEGRKVEEDRANTRLKMQGQREEDESDDVFDDGEDDEVIWDSRAWKWTTAV, from the exons ATGGCTACTTGTGAGGCAAGTGAATTTG GAGTCCCGTTTCTCTTTGATTTGAGGATTGTGTTACTGGGAAACAGAGCAGCAGGGAAAACCTCTTTGGCAAACCTAATAACAGGTCACGCAGAGCCTCATCTAAGAAGAACGGCCCAGTGTGTGAAGATGCATGGAGATTTTGCCGGAAGGCAGGTCACTGTAGTTGATACGCCGGGCTGGTGGAAGAACTACCTTGTCAAAGAAACCCCTGAATTTCAAAAACAAGAGATTGTGCTTAGCGTAGCTCATTGTCCTCCTGGGCCCCATGCCGTTCTGCTGATCCTACGTGTCGATTCTTTATTCAAAGAAAAGCACAGGAGGTCGGTGCAGGAACACCTTGAACTTTTGAGCGAGAGAGTCTGGAACCACACTATAGTTGTGTTCACGTATAGAGACCAGCTACAGGAGCGAACTTTAGGAAAGTACATTGGAAGTGAAGGAGAGTCTCTTCTGCTCTGGCTAGTGGAGAAATGTGGACGTAGATATCACGTTCTTAATACCGAGAGAGCCACCGGTACGCAGCTGGCGGGGTTAATGGACAAAATAGACACGGTTGTCGTGGGAAATGGTGGCTGTCATTTTGAAACGGACAGAAAATGGATGCATATGGTGGAAGGAATGATGACGAAGAGATACATGAGAGCAAACCAGAAAAGGAAGATGGTGCAAGAACAATGGGAGGCTCCACTTGTACGACAAG GTCTCAAACATGTCCACATTCCTAAGATGAGGATGGTAATATTAGGTTTTCGAAGGTCTGGGAAGAGTTCGGCTGGAAACACCATTTTGAGTGTGGCGACATTCATCTCAAAGAGTACCTCCGCGTCTGTGAGAAGACAAGGCGAGGTGGATGGAAGGCATGTGACTATAGTGGACACTCCAGGCTGGTGGAAGTCTCTGCCAGCAGCTGACACTCCTGAACTGGATAAAGAAGAGATTTTCCTCAGCATGTCTCTCTGTCCGCCAGGACCACACGTGTTTCTGCTGACTCTGCGTGTAGATGTGTCATTCACAGCAGCAGAGAAGACATCAGTGGAGCAGCACATGGAGCTTCTGGGCGAGAGAGTCTGGGCTTACACCATAGTGCTTTTCACCCATGGAGACTGTCTGGGGGACGTGACTGCTGAAGAGTTGATTGAGAGCGAAGGGGAGGCTCTGCAGTGGCTGGTCGAGAAATGTGGGAACAGATATCATGTCCTCAACAATGAGAACTGGAATGATTGCAGTCAGGTCACAAACCTGCTGGAGAAAATAGAGAAGATGGTGGCACAAAATAAGGGCCATTATTATGAAATTGACCTCAAGACACTGAAGGAGGTGAAGCAGAAAAGGAAAGCAGtggaaaagaaagcaaaggcaagagcaaagaaacaaaaacagatgagGGTGATGGACAATACATTGAAGG ATTTTCGAAAGCATTTCTACGAATTTTGTCTTGTGCTGCTGGGTTATGGAGAATCTGGGAAGAGTTCAACAGGAAACACCATCCTCGGCAAACAGGTGTTTGGGTCGAGAAGAACAGCCCGGTGTGTTCAGAGACACGGAGAGGTCGGAGGACATCGGGTCAGCATCATAGACACCCCTGGCTGGTGGAAACATCTGCCCATAGAACAAACCCCTGAACTAAATAAAGACCAAATCACGCAGAGTGCATCTCTATCCGATTCTGGACCAATCGTTTACATTTTGGTCCTTCGTGCCGACTGTTCTTTCAAAGAGCAGGAGCGGAAGGCGATGGAGGATCATTTGAGGCTTTTGGGCTCCACGGTTTGGGATGACAGCGTAGTTCTGTTCACATTTGGGGACGTGCTCGGAGACAGAGCCATCGAGAAGCACATTGAATGCGAAGGAGAAGCTCTGCAGTGGCTTGTTGATAGATGCGGAAACAGgtatcatgtttttaataacaagGCCGAGGGTGAGAGCCATCAGGTCGCAGAGCTGCTGGAAAAGATACAAGAGTTGACTGCAGCAAACAGCGGGTGCAGTAACAAAGACATGCAGGTGCTGCGGGAGGTGACGGAGGGGAGGAAGGTGGAGGAAGACAGAGCAAACACCAGACTGAAGATGCAGGGACAAAGAGAGGAAGATGAATCCGATGATGTATTTGATGATGGCGAAGATGATGAAGTCATTTGGGACTCGAGAGCATGGAAGTGGACGACAGCTGTATGA